From one Streptomyces sp. ICC1 genomic stretch:
- a CDS encoding non-ribosomal peptide synthetase, with protein sequence MLSITSQYLARYRRLTADDRSDTLLPVTGAQRRFVLVRSLDPSGRPDLVPMFFAFPRGTVDPERLRAAAGRLAARHTALRSRPVVVRGTPVLRVAEPDVSVTRPAPVPGERPADTLRRALASWDAGGPALRLFLVRDEDREADRDEDLDEDILAIVLDHAVCDGRSLTRIVEELGAAYTEEATDLSPAPAPAETEAELDAYRDTVLRQLAAEERAETPEAAEYWADRLRALRVHAPPPRPARVPDGALPGGFAQARLPAHGGGLPFPGLLDACRSAARELYGPDNVVPLGYPWGGRPTGAEPVVGCFLNTLVFPADTGHGPDAEATADAWWDDLDRADVPFDAVATAVRAAGSPWSGGLDGLLTVDDDSRRPPLELAGVEGREVHVDGRPVRGPFAVSVTQGAEIRLRMGWNREVIDDDTAHRAFDALTHALRASARPSARPSD encoded by the coding sequence GTGCTCAGCATCACGAGTCAGTACCTGGCCCGCTACCGGCGTCTCACCGCCGACGACCGGTCCGACACCCTGCTGCCGGTCACCGGAGCACAGCGCCGCTTCGTCCTGGTGCGCTCGCTGGACCCGTCGGGACGCCCCGACCTGGTGCCGATGTTCTTCGCCTTCCCGCGCGGAACCGTCGACCCCGAACGCCTGCGCGCAGCAGCCGGCAGGCTCGCCGCACGGCACACCGCCCTGCGCTCGCGGCCCGTCGTCGTCCGCGGCACTCCCGTCCTGCGCGTCGCCGAACCGGACGTCAGCGTGACCCGGCCGGCCCCCGTGCCGGGGGAGCGGCCCGCCGACACCCTCCGTCGCGCGCTGGCCTCCTGGGATGCGGGGGGTCCCGCCCTGCGGCTCTTCCTCGTACGCGACGAAGACCGCGAGGCGGACCGCGACGAAGACCTCGACGAGGACATCCTCGCCATCGTCCTGGACCACGCCGTCTGCGACGGCCGCTCGCTGACGCGGATCGTCGAGGAACTCGGCGCCGCGTACACCGAGGAGGCCACCGACCTCAGCCCCGCGCCCGCGCCCGCGGAGACGGAAGCCGAACTCGACGCCTACCGGGACACGGTTCTGCGCCAACTCGCCGCCGAGGAACGGGCGGAGACACCCGAAGCGGCCGAGTACTGGGCGGACCGGCTGCGCGCGCTGCGCGTTCACGCCCCGCCACCGCGTCCGGCACGCGTGCCCGACGGCGCCTTACCCGGCGGTTTCGCACAGGCCCGGCTTCCCGCGCACGGCGGCGGCCTGCCCTTCCCCGGGCTGCTCGACGCCTGCCGGTCCGCGGCCCGCGAGTTGTACGGCCCGGACAACGTGGTCCCGCTCGGCTACCCGTGGGGCGGCCGTCCCACGGGAGCGGAGCCGGTCGTCGGGTGCTTCCTCAACACCCTCGTCTTCCCGGCCGACACCGGCCACGGACCTGACGCGGAGGCGACTGCCGACGCGTGGTGGGACGACCTCGATCGGGCCGACGTCCCGTTCGACGCGGTCGCGACCGCCGTACGGGCCGCCGGCTCGCCCTGGAGCGGAGGCCTCGACGGACTGCTCACCGTGGACGACGACAGCCGCCGCCCGCCCCTCGAACTGGCCGGTGTCGAGGGACGAGAGGTCCACGTCGACGGCAGACCCGTCCGCGGCCCCTTCGCCGTCTCGGTCACCCAGGGAGCGGAGATCCGCCTGCGGATGGGGTGGAACCGCGAGGTGATCGACGACGACACCGCGCACCGGGCCTTCGACGCGCTCACCCACGCGCTGCGCGCCTCGGCGCGTCCCTCGGCGCGCCCCTCGGACTGA
- a CDS encoding DUF1090 family protein, producing the protein MTMGDEAAQQRKESEQRLLKAEHEVLGRENDLKDALRGDDPEAITRFRERLGEARRGLRNARGALER; encoded by the coding sequence ATGACGATGGGCGACGAGGCCGCGCAACAGCGCAAGGAATCCGAGCAGCGGCTCCTCAAGGCGGAGCACGAGGTGCTCGGGCGGGAGAACGACCTCAAGGATGCGTTGCGGGGTGACGATCCCGAGGCGATCACCCGGTTCAGGGAGAGGCTGGGCGAGGCCCGGAGAGGACTCCGCAATGCCCGTGGGGCTCTGGAGCGATAG
- a CDS encoding GNAT family N-acetyltransferase, producing MRRCPTNETVGEPLTPDEAREKIRAALARAAQNPRAQWSWAILAGDDVVGLISVRRRSPTMEAMHHPDNPASGRVLAKTGFAPSAPEISGTTTDRSCHIRHTHSGRTDHQVYALLVNGGCPGTEGDRAIAGHTSTKP from the coding sequence TTGCGTCGATGCCCGACGAACGAGACCGTCGGCGAGCCCCTCACCCCGGACGAGGCGCGCGAGAAGATCCGGGCCGCACTCGCCCGAGCCGCCCAGAACCCCCGTGCGCAGTGGAGCTGGGCCATCCTCGCGGGGGACGACGTGGTCGGCCTCATCTCCGTACGGCGCCGCTCCCCGACCATGGAGGCCATGCACCATCCCGACAACCCCGCCTCCGGCCGCGTCCTGGCCAAGACCGGCTTCGCCCCATCGGCACCAGAGATCAGCGGGACCACAACGGATCGCTCTTGCCATATCCGGCATACGCACTCGGGCAGGACTGACCATCAGGTCTACGCCCTCTTGGTCAATGGGGGGTGTCCGGGCACCGAAGGCGACCGCGCCATCGCCGGTCACACCTCCACGAAGCCGTGA
- a CDS encoding S8 family serine peptidase yields MAGLTTPLITPAAAAGAASPAGEAGGAGADGLTRLTLVTGDRVTVDGAGRPVAFQPAPGREKIAVSVERDNGCTSLVPADVRGLVLAGRLDARLFDITELSRAEYRRARGSGDRVRLIVSYEKGFAPAGRSAVRGGGGLQVDRTYAFLGADAVSASSAGAAAAWQALTGTRALTGTQAPGLARGGDPGLAPGIAKVWLDSVRSATLDKTTRQIGADRAWEAGYNGAGVKIAVLDTGVDSTHSDLVGKVVAEQNFTVSEDPKDRHGHGTHVASIAAGTGAKSGGKFKGVAPGASIINGKVLDDQGYGDDSEIIAGMEWAVAQGAQVVNLSLAGADYPGVDPLEEAVNKLSAEHGVLFAIAAGNRGEYGSATVDSPGSADAALTVGAVDDSDVLAPFSGTGPRLGDGAIKPDVTAPGVDVTAAALSGGGEGGDPDGYVSMSGTSMATPHAAGAAALLKQQHPGWTGSDLKSVLTGSTKPGAYGAFQQGSGRISVANALRQPLAAAPQSLSYAAQAWPHHDDTPEKKQLTYRNLGTDPVVLDLSGDATGPDGSTAPAGFLAFDAPRVTVPAGGSASVGITVDSRLGGLPPGTYTGYVVASGPGGQSVRTGMAIEIEAEAYDLTVKHIGRDGKEPTAYRAALKGMTGGGADREFWWVGGTVSGEEGSGEKGSDTHTLRVPPGSYMLDSNFYVDVNDASKGIDWLAQPRLDITGDTTLNVDARTAKPVDITVPSRSATLSSASLGYDLRLPTASRGFGMWVMDLTGLRTAHLGPDVTSGAAPVDERREQNMTGRSTAGQSMDPVPVTTLVQQWDAHWTDGAAEEYHLVSGGPVQRLATGYVKHVGRSELATVAVEQGSSAAGKQGEVVARGVLPGGVGESAAYVARPLPGSVKLHLSAREGVLWHLATVQWGTDADGFPVQENEYAGGPVAYQAGRTYRERFAAGVFGPRMAPEQGHALFRRGDDLFGGPPLLSDGAGHTGRDFVGQGETVLYRDGKVMGTQDVELSDSGGFTLPAANAAYKLVTSFTRPETVARTSTKVTATWWFRSKTTPEDKKVTVPVSTVHFSPELSLRGTSPADRKVRVPVTVLGGKSKSLTVQVSYDDGRTWRTVPVTSGAATVKNPAKGGHVSLRGTVTDASGNRSEITVTRAYLTA; encoded by the coding sequence GTGGCGGGGCTCACCACCCCGCTCATCACACCTGCCGCGGCTGCCGGTGCCGCTTCCCCGGCCGGGGAAGCGGGGGGCGCCGGAGCCGACGGGCTCACCCGGCTCACCCTCGTCACCGGCGACCGGGTCACCGTGGACGGCGCCGGGCGTCCCGTCGCGTTCCAGCCCGCGCCAGGGCGCGAGAAGATCGCCGTCTCCGTGGAGCGGGACAACGGGTGCACCAGCCTCGTCCCCGCCGACGTGCGGGGGCTCGTCCTGGCGGGGCGGCTCGACGCCCGGCTGTTCGACATCACCGAGCTCAGCCGGGCCGAGTACCGCCGGGCTCGGGGCAGCGGTGACCGGGTGCGGCTGATCGTCAGCTACGAGAAGGGGTTCGCGCCCGCCGGGCGGTCGGCCGTGCGAGGTGGCGGCGGGCTCCAGGTGGACCGTACGTACGCGTTCCTCGGCGCCGACGCGGTCAGCGCGAGCTCCGCGGGGGCGGCCGCCGCCTGGCAGGCGCTGACCGGCACGCGGGCCCTGACCGGCACGCAGGCGCCCGGCCTGGCCCGTGGCGGGGATCCCGGTCTGGCTCCCGGGATCGCGAAGGTCTGGCTGGACTCCGTACGGTCCGCGACCCTCGACAAGACCACCCGGCAGATCGGGGCCGACCGGGCCTGGGAGGCCGGGTACAACGGCGCCGGCGTGAAGATCGCCGTGCTGGACACCGGAGTCGACTCCACCCACTCCGACCTCGTCGGGAAGGTCGTGGCGGAGCAGAACTTCACCGTTTCCGAGGACCCGAAGGACCGGCACGGGCACGGCACCCACGTGGCCTCGATCGCGGCGGGCACGGGCGCCAAGTCGGGCGGGAAGTTCAAGGGGGTGGCCCCCGGTGCCTCGATCATCAACGGCAAGGTCCTCGACGACCAGGGCTACGGCGACGACTCCGAGATCATCGCCGGCATGGAATGGGCCGTCGCCCAGGGCGCGCAGGTCGTCAACCTGAGCCTCGCCGGCGCCGACTACCCCGGCGTCGACCCCCTCGAAGAGGCCGTGAACAAGCTGAGCGCCGAGCACGGCGTGCTGTTCGCCATCGCGGCCGGCAACAGGGGCGAGTACGGATCCGCCACCGTGGACTCCCCCGGCAGCGCGGACGCCGCGCTGACCGTGGGCGCGGTCGACGACTCCGACGTCCTGGCCCCCTTCTCCGGCACCGGCCCGCGCCTCGGCGACGGGGCGATCAAGCCGGACGTCACCGCGCCGGGCGTCGACGTCACGGCGGCGGCCCTGTCCGGTGGCGGCGAGGGCGGTGATCCGGACGGCTACGTCTCGATGTCCGGCACCTCGATGGCCACCCCGCACGCCGCAGGCGCGGCAGCGCTGCTCAAGCAGCAGCACCCCGGGTGGACCGGCTCCGACCTCAAGAGCGTCCTGACCGGGTCCACGAAGCCGGGGGCCTACGGCGCGTTCCAGCAGGGCAGCGGCCGGATCTCCGTCGCCAACGCGCTGCGCCAGCCGCTCGCCGCCGCACCCCAGTCGCTGTCCTACGCCGCCCAGGCGTGGCCGCACCACGACGACACTCCGGAGAAGAAGCAGCTGACCTACCGGAACCTGGGCACCGACCCGGTCGTTCTCGACCTGTCGGGGGACGCCACCGGCCCGGACGGCAGTACGGCACCGGCCGGCTTCCTCGCGTTCGACGCGCCCCGGGTGACCGTCCCGGCGGGCGGCAGCGCCTCGGTGGGCATCACGGTCGACTCCCGGCTCGGCGGTCTGCCGCCCGGCACCTACACGGGGTACGTGGTCGCGAGCGGCCCGGGCGGGCAGAGCGTCCGTACCGGGATGGCCATCGAGATCGAGGCGGAAGCGTACGACCTGACCGTCAAGCACATCGGGCGCGACGGCAAGGAGCCCACGGCCTACCGGGCCGCGCTCAAGGGGATGACGGGTGGGGGCGCCGACCGGGAGTTCTGGTGGGTCGGCGGGACCGTGAGCGGCGAGGAGGGGAGCGGCGAGAAGGGGAGCGACACGCACACGCTGCGGGTGCCCCCCGGCTCGTACATGCTGGACTCGAACTTCTACGTGGACGTGAACGACGCTTCCAAGGGCATCGACTGGCTGGCGCAGCCGCGCCTGGACATCACCGGTGACACCACCCTGAACGTCGACGCGCGCACCGCCAAGCCCGTGGACATCACCGTGCCCTCGAGGTCCGCCACCCTCTCGTCCGCCTCGCTCGGCTACGACCTGCGGCTGCCCACGGCCTCCCGGGGCTTCGGGATGTGGGTCATGGACCTCACCGGGCTGCGCACCGCGCACTTGGGCCCGGACGTGACCTCCGGCGCCGCCCCCGTGGACGAGCGGCGGGAACAGAACATGACGGGACGGAGCACGGCGGGACAGAGCATGGATCCGGTCCCGGTCACCACCCTGGTCCAGCAGTGGGACGCGCACTGGACGGACGGCGCGGCGGAGGAGTACCACCTCGTCTCGGGCGGCCCGGTACAGCGGCTGGCCACCGGCTACGTGAAGCACGTGGGGCGGAGCGAGCTCGCGACGGTCGCGGTCGAGCAGGGCTCCTCGGCGGCCGGCAAGCAGGGCGAGGTCGTCGCACGGGGCGTGCTGCCCGGCGGCGTCGGGGAGAGTGCCGCCTACGTCGCGCGGCCGCTGCCGGGCTCGGTGAAGCTCCATCTGTCGGCGAGGGAGGGGGTGTTGTGGCACCTGGCCACGGTGCAGTGGGGGACGGACGCGGACGGCTTCCCCGTCCAGGAGAACGAGTACGCGGGCGGACCGGTCGCCTACCAGGCGGGGCGGACCTACCGGGAGCGGTTCGCCGCCGGGGTGTTCGGCCCGCGCATGGCGCCCGAACAGGGACACGCGCTGTTCCGCAGGGGCGACGACCTGTTCGGCGGGCCGCCGCTGCTGTCGGACGGGGCCGGCCACACCGGCCGCGACTTCGTCGGCCAGGGCGAGACCGTCCTGTACCGCGACGGCAAGGTCATGGGCACGCAGGACGTGGAGCTGTCCGACTCGGGGGGCTTCACCCTCCCGGCGGCGAACGCCGCGTACAAGCTGGTCACCTCGTTCACCCGGCCGGAGACGGTGGCGCGGACCTCGACCAAGGTGACCGCCACCTGGTGGTTCCGTTCGAAGACGACGCCCGAGGACAAGAAGGTCACGGTCCCCGTCTCGACCGTGCACTTCAGCCCGGAGCTGTCCCTGAGGGGTACGTCGCCGGCTGACCGGAAGGTCCGCGTCCCGGTGACCGTCCTCGGCGGCAAGTCGAAGTCCCTCACGGTCCAGGTCTCCTACGACGACGGCCGCACCTGGCGGACCGTCCCGGTGACGTCCGGCGCGGCGACGGTCAAGAACCCGGCGAAGGGCGGCCACGTCTCCCTCCGGGGCACGGTGACCGACGCCTCGGGCAACAGGTCGGAGATCACGGTCACCCGGGCCTACCTGACGGCCTGA
- a CDS encoding VOC family protein: MAVRRVVPNIQSEAVEESREFYGLLGFEEVMNHGWIMTLASPTSPAAQISVVTSDKTAPVTPDMSIEVDDVDAAYAVMRDSGAEIIHPLQDEEWGVRRFFVRDPSGRVVNVLGHR; the protein is encoded by the coding sequence ATGGCCGTTCGACGTGTCGTGCCCAATATCCAGTCGGAGGCCGTGGAGGAGAGCCGGGAGTTCTACGGCCTGCTGGGCTTCGAGGAGGTCATGAACCACGGCTGGATCATGACGCTCGCCTCCCCGACCAGCCCGGCAGCGCAAATCAGCGTGGTGACCAGCGACAAGACCGCGCCCGTCACCCCCGACATGAGCATCGAGGTGGACGACGTGGATGCGGCCTACGCGGTCATGCGGGACAGCGGTGCGGAGATCATTCACCCCTTGCAGGACGAGGAATGGGGCGTGCGGCGGTTCTTCGTCCGCGACCCCAGCGGACGGGTGGTCAACGTGCTGGGCCACCGCTGA
- a CDS encoding SMI1/KNR4 family protein, with product MAAYGAGGIDDAFGVLTPEATPQPPEGPGIGSMAGETAGMRHIWATEGGSDGVTAGPDSVIAWGVSCGADILCWVAVDEDPDKWPVIVWERHGRPHWKIYDCGMVEFLHRLFAEAFDKCPLSDGSLWGEPAPHFVHWREEQRRRESGIDPYTGEPNPFFGMEYD from the coding sequence ATGGCCGCATACGGCGCCGGAGGCATCGACGACGCGTTCGGCGTTCTCACTCCCGAAGCGACCCCGCAGCCACCAGAGGGCCCGGGAATCGGGAGCATGGCGGGCGAGACCGCCGGCATGCGACACATCTGGGCGACCGAAGGAGGTTCCGACGGAGTCACCGCCGGCCCTGATTCCGTCATCGCTTGGGGTGTCAGCTGCGGAGCCGACATCCTCTGCTGGGTCGCCGTTGACGAGGACCCCGACAAGTGGCCGGTGATCGTGTGGGAACGGCACGGCCGGCCCCACTGGAAGATCTACGACTGCGGAATGGTGGAGTTCCTCCACCGTCTGTTCGCCGAAGCCTTCGACAAGTGCCCGCTCAGCGATGGGTCGCTGTGGGGCGAGCCCGCTCCGCACTTCGTCCACTGGCGCGAGGAACAACGACGCCGGGAGTCCGGAATCGACCCCTATACAGGTGAACCCAACCCGTTCTTCGGCATGGAGTACGACTGA
- a CDS encoding TlpA disulfide reductase family protein has product MSLSRAPRRSRSVSGRTALLTAAALAGALTLAACDAGGAKSAGSAGSAGGNYVTGSNGISTAAKADRIEAPKLDGETVDGKTLDTTELKGKVVVLNVWGSWCRPCRGEAPYFAQVSKELEAAGQPAAFVGINIRDNTKENAAAFEETYGITYPSLFNPDGKLLLRFPGGSLNPNAIPSTIILDRDGKIAARMLAAVNAEKLRSMIDPVLAEK; this is encoded by the coding sequence ATGAGCCTCAGCCGCGCCCCCCGTCGCAGCCGCTCGGTCAGCGGCCGCACTGCCCTGCTGACCGCGGCGGCCCTCGCCGGCGCCCTGACCCTCGCGGCGTGCGATGCGGGCGGGGCCAAGTCCGCCGGCTCCGCCGGCTCCGCCGGCGGCAACTACGTGACGGGCTCCAACGGCATCTCCACCGCGGCCAAGGCCGACCGCATCGAGGCACCCAAGCTCGACGGCGAGACCGTCGACGGCAAGACGCTGGACACCACCGAGCTCAAGGGCAAGGTCGTCGTCCTCAACGTCTGGGGTTCCTGGTGCAGGCCGTGCCGGGGGGAGGCCCCGTACTTCGCGCAGGTCTCCAAGGAACTGGAGGCCGCCGGACAGCCCGCCGCCTTCGTCGGCATCAACATCCGCGACAACACCAAGGAGAACGCCGCCGCCTTCGAAGAGACCTACGGGATCACCTACCCGAGCCTCTTCAACCCGGATGGAAAGCTACTGCTCCGCTTCCCCGGGGGCTCGCTCAACCCGAACGCCATTCCGTCCACGATCATCCTCGACAGGGACGGCAAGATCGCCGCCCGCATGCTGGCGGCGGTCAACGCCGAGAAGCTGCGCTCGATGATCGACCCCGTCCTCGCGGAGAAATAG
- a CDS encoding MFS transporter — protein sequence MRLRDFRMLLAGAATGQLGAQVTLVALPLVAVLELEAPAFQVGLLTAAETAAFLVVGLPAGALTDRMRKRTLMIRADLVRAVAMASIPVAALAHVLTMAQLYAVALVTGVATVFFDVAHQSYLPQILPRDQLVAGNGALETVRSTAQVTGPGVGGGLVQLVGAHFAVIADALGYVLSALFLLRIKQPEEGPESDPAPGRSLRKEIGEGVRFVFGHPLLRVIALTTGLANFCTAVLMATQTVHLVRVVGLKPGGLGLVLSASAVGGLLGALCAGRLAARLGQARVIFLSVLVTGPFALLWPLSGPGLPGAALFAAGSAVVSFGAVVYNIAQVSFRQGLCPPRLLGRMNATLRFLMWGTLPLGALLGGALAQSYGSRTALAWCAVGILAVPLPLLLSPLRRMRDLPGPEDDVLAGAAEETPREKTSADDGERPAPAPIG from the coding sequence ATGCGTTTGCGTGACTTCCGGATGCTGCTCGCGGGAGCCGCCACCGGACAGCTCGGTGCCCAGGTGACGCTGGTGGCGCTGCCCCTCGTGGCCGTCCTCGAACTTGAGGCCCCTGCCTTCCAGGTGGGTCTCCTGACCGCCGCGGAGACTGCCGCCTTCTTGGTCGTCGGGCTGCCCGCCGGGGCACTCACCGACCGCATGCGCAAGCGGACCCTGATGATCCGCGCGGACCTGGTGCGCGCGGTCGCCATGGCGAGCATCCCCGTTGCCGCGCTCGCCCACGTCCTGACCATGGCCCAGCTCTACGCCGTCGCGCTCGTGACCGGCGTGGCGACCGTGTTCTTCGACGTCGCCCACCAGAGCTACCTTCCGCAGATCCTGCCCCGCGACCAACTCGTGGCCGGCAACGGCGCCCTGGAGACGGTCCGTTCCACCGCCCAGGTGACCGGCCCCGGTGTCGGCGGCGGACTGGTCCAGCTCGTCGGAGCGCACTTCGCCGTCATCGCCGACGCACTCGGCTACGTACTTTCCGCCCTGTTCCTGCTCCGCATCAAACAGCCCGAGGAAGGACCGGAGTCCGACCCCGCCCCCGGGCGCTCCCTGCGCAAGGAGATCGGCGAAGGTGTCCGCTTCGTCTTCGGCCATCCGCTGCTCCGCGTCATCGCCCTCACCACCGGCCTGGCCAATTTCTGTACCGCCGTCCTCATGGCGACCCAGACCGTGCATCTCGTCCGTGTCGTCGGACTGAAGCCCGGCGGGCTCGGGCTGGTGCTGTCCGCATCGGCCGTGGGCGGGCTCCTGGGCGCCCTGTGCGCCGGGCGCCTCGCCGCCCGGCTGGGGCAGGCCCGGGTGATCTTCCTGTCCGTCCTGGTGACCGGCCCGTTCGCCCTGCTGTGGCCCCTGTCCGGGCCCGGCCTCCCCGGGGCGGCCCTCTTCGCCGCCGGATCGGCGGTCGTCTCCTTCGGCGCCGTCGTCTACAACATCGCCCAGGTCAGCTTCCGCCAAGGGCTTTGCCCCCCGCGCCTGCTCGGGCGGATGAACGCCACCCTGCGCTTCCTGATGTGGGGAACCTTGCCGCTCGGCGCGCTCCTCGGCGGCGCCCTCGCCCAGTCCTACGGGTCGCGTACGGCACTCGCCTGGTGCGCCGTCGGCATCCTCGCCGTACCGCTGCCGCTGCTGCTCTCCCCGCTGCGCCGGATGCGGGACCTGCCCGGTCCCGAGGACGACGTCCTCGCCGGCGCCGCCGAGGAGACACCGCGGGAGAAGACCTCCGCCGATGACGGCGAACGCCCGGCCCCCGCACCCATCGGCTGA
- a CDS encoding low affinity iron permease family protein → MTFEHPAEKNEDGHVGPFERLAELASNFTSSAAFFVVCVALVVNVVVVHVLHLSQSWQHLAGDAVASVALLLLALLKNSERRAEHAIQRKLDAIAAALLEQHSGKPGTAHEELAKAIGIEQRQ, encoded by the coding sequence ATGACATTCGAGCATCCCGCTGAGAAGAACGAGGACGGCCACGTCGGTCCGTTCGAGAGGCTGGCCGAGCTGGCCTCCAACTTCACGAGTTCGGCCGCCTTCTTCGTGGTGTGCGTGGCCCTGGTGGTCAACGTCGTGGTCGTGCACGTCCTGCATCTGTCCCAGAGCTGGCAGCACCTGGCGGGCGATGCCGTGGCCTCCGTCGCCCTGCTCCTGCTGGCCCTGCTGAAGAACTCCGAACGGCGGGCCGAGCACGCCATCCAGCGCAAGCTGGACGCCATCGCCGCCGCGCTGCTGGAACAGCACTCGGGCAAGCCCGGCACGGCGCACGAGGAACTGGCGAAGGCGATCGGGATCGAGCAGCGTCAGTAG
- a CDS encoding TerD family protein — MGVSLSKGGNVSLSKEAPGLTAVLVGLGWDVRTTTGTDYDLDASALLVGESGKVPSSGHFVFYNNLKSPDGSVEHTGDNLTGEGEGDDEVVKVDLAAVPADIQKIVFPVSIHDAEARGHSFGQVRNAFIRVVNQAGGAELARYDLSEDAATETAMIFGELYRNGAEWKFRAVGQGYASGLTGIVADFGV; from the coding sequence ATGGGTGTGAGCCTGTCCAAGGGCGGCAATGTCTCGCTGAGCAAGGAGGCGCCGGGCCTGACCGCGGTACTGGTCGGCCTGGGCTGGGACGTCCGTACGACCACCGGCACCGACTACGACCTCGACGCCAGCGCCCTGCTGGTGGGGGAGTCCGGCAAGGTGCCCTCCAGCGGGCACTTCGTCTTCTACAACAACCTGAAGAGCCCCGACGGCTCCGTCGAGCACACCGGCGACAACCTCACCGGTGAGGGCGAGGGCGACGACGAGGTGGTCAAGGTCGACCTCGCCGCCGTCCCGGCGGACATCCAGAAGATCGTTTTCCCGGTCTCCATCCACGACGCGGAGGCCCGCGGCCACAGCTTCGGCCAGGTCCGCAACGCCTTCATCCGCGTCGTCAACCAGGCCGGCGGCGCCGAACTCGCCCGCTACGACCTCTCCGAGGACGCCGCAACCGAGACCGCGATGATCTTCGGCGAGCTCTACCGCAACGGCGCCGAATGGAAGTTCCGCGCCGTGGGCCAGGGGTACGCCTCCGGCCTGACCGGGATCGTCGCCGACTTCGGCGTCTGA